The DNA sequence AGCTGGTTTTGCAGCTGCGGTCTGGGGTGTTTCTTGGGCCGTAGGTAGGCCGTTGTccttcttgttttgtttttctgggAAAACCTTTTTACCCTTTGGGATGGCGCCTTTGCCATTTGGGTTTTCCTTTTTAGGTAGGTTGCTGTTATTTGCACGTGTCTCCTCAGGTACATCAGCTACCTCCGATGCCCAACAAACACTTGGTGCAGATGGTTTTATAACATCCACAGGTTTTTCCGTCTTTCTTATGGCTTTTATTTCTTGCTCGAGGGTAAGAATTCTCTGAGCCTGTTGATTTCTCTCATACTCTGATTGTTTCAGCGCTGTTTGCAAATTCTTGATCAGTATTTGCATATTTTTCATCTCATTTCCAGAGTCGCCATCTGAGCTTCCCTTCTTCTTTTGTTTCTTCCTTTTCCTCCTCTCGACAGGTTGGAAGCCGTCGGTGGATTCATCTAACTGGTTAGGGAGAATTACATCGCTTACAATATATTTTCCAGCGTACTCTTCGCTGCTGTAGTCATCCATCATGGTTGAATTGGAGGATGACAAGTTTCCAGAAGATTGTGCCCCAGTTGTTGCTGGTGGCAAAAGATTGGCCATAGGGTGGGTTTTGCTCTCTAGCTGTATCGAGGAGTCCTTCTCCTTTGGCAGTCCAACGCAATGGTAGGTGTAGCGTTTCCCACTACAGCTGATGCCTGTTCCAATAATCTTACCGCTTTGATTAACggtgtatttttgttttgtcgcTTCActtggttttttatttttcacttccatttatgtatatttttacaTCGGACCTTTACCGCGTCCAgacatgtttcaatttttttttctttttcacttcacttcacaaaACACTAATGATAGCGTTTAACTAGTTGTCAGTTCTTTATATACTTTTCGTTCGAGCTATTTAATACATTTGAGGGTTGTTTTGCTGCACGAAGAGGCTACCTGAATATCTTGTCCACGAAATGGTACAAATGTGTGCTCATCGCTGCGCacacacaaaattctcttttgaacagtgtaaacagtgtttgtgtgaaaaaaaaatagtgaaaatgcctccaaaagccagtggtaaagcagcaaagaaggccggcaaagcccaaaagaacatcacaaagggtgacaagaccaagagacgcaccaagcgtaaggagagttatgccatctacatttacaaagtgttgaagcaagtacatcccgatactggtatctcttcaaaggcaatgagcatcatgaacagtttcgttaatgatatcttcgaacgtattgccgccgaagcctctcgtttggctcactacaacaagcgttccaccatcaccagtcgggaaatccaaactgccgttcgtctattattgcccggtgaattggctaagcacgctgtcagtgaaggtaccaaagccgttactaagtacaccagctccaagtaaatggctttatatttcgtcgaaaatttatttcctccaccatcaaaggcccttttcagggccacaaaaatcattaaaaaagagattttctttgttgatcaactaaaaacaaaatatccttattttatttcaataacaaaaaaaaaaataaatacatcttccatcgaataataacaaataattgatttttcaactaagataaattcaatgttgtaatcttcattttattaaaattctattatggcatttcattactatgtctaacttctattaaaattctaatttggcatttcattactgtttcttcaatatttcttctttttatttttcttcattataataacgtcgctataatatttttctcagagtaaaagacttcaatatttcttctttttatttttcttcattataataacgtcgctataatatttttctcagagtaaaagactctattacattgatcgtatgcattactgtaaatggcgtagttaaaggatgtgtgtgtgtgagagagagttttgatgatgactctatgcgtaggtacatgaaacctttttttctagaattctaattgctgcggtttattaccacatcccaattggctaatccagttttggaaaaattcccataaaacatgtgattataaatttcaattttaccgtgaaaaatagattaagtacaatgtatatttatttaaataaaaattaggtaaaaaaacaaaattgtttgcataaaatttgttctctttttcaaagatattttgtagccctgaaaagggctgttagataaactgctttcgaatatcgaaaataatcattctgccatgaaatagaaaatttacttcttggcggcggcttttttagcagctggtttcttggcagcggcggcctttttgggtttggctgctgctactgtttttgccttgggtgcttttggttttgtggcggaggccttggccttggcggcggtttttgctggtttagctttaactgtaccggtctttttggcagttttagccttagccttttcggtcttcttcttttctgctgtcttcttagcggcagaaggtttctttgcagcagccttcttttctccactggcctttttgggtgcggcagccttctttttcttatcaccagctggggccttcttcttttcggcgctcattgctttagacattttgaatgaaccagatgcacccttacctttagtttggatcaattttccactggcaacagcgcccttcaaatacttcttgatgaagggagccaatttttgggcatcaactttgtaggtgctggccaaatatttcttgatggcaggcaatgatgaaccaccacgttctttcaatgttttgatggcagcatcgaccatttgttgggttggtggatgagatggggcagcagagggcttctttgccttggcagcagcttttttaggtgcctttttctcaacagcggcaactggagatgcggtggcttcaactacggcggcgtcagacatgtttcactatatttttcacttcaaacactaatatacactaacacgcgtgtacgttggttatatatattttttaccgttCAACAGATTTCAGATTTCAAAATTTAGGTTTTattggtcaaaaatttctaaactatTACAGTTGAAACCTTACAACTACAATTTTCaactacatacatacatatatagattCTTATATTTAGCGTATATATaatacttttctaaatttatctaaatattacaaaatacgGCTTAAACTATTTATTTAAGCTAGTctctatttcaaattttttctcaattaaacaaaatttccctgAAAAATGACTAATAAAAACAGGGGccataacatttttctattatttacttaaaaactatcacttaaaactaaaaatcaaaaaaatatatacaattgtCCTTAGAGTTACTATTGTGCCAAACTGTAAACAGTGTCGTCCACGTCTAGCGTACCATATCGTCGATGATAAAACACAAGCCTCTCATCCCTAAAGAGAAGTCCCTGTCTATCTAACTGTAACAGACATATCGGCGGTCGATATGTTAAATGAGGAAGATTGGCTGGActgatgtcctctaccaagcAACCCCTCACTAGCGGATTGTCTACAAAAGATGCCCtatctagaaaatttaatgcattTCTAGTCAGAAATACATCAATCCTATCAATCTCTGCAGAGTCGTAGATGGATTGGTTGGAAGGTCTCCGCCATACACCATCCTCTCCTCTAACAGGCACTAAACCTACACAAGAAGCTAAAATTCTTCTCTCCCATATCCTGAGTAATTCCATTTGGTGTGAAGAAATTCCATACCAAATTGGAAAAGCATTAGCGATGATTGGCCTAATGATTTGTCGATAAATCAATAGTTTCACCTCCTTACTCAGGCCATTTGAGCGTCGAAAGACGCTCAAATAGCAGAAGAACATCCTCTTAACCTTGTCAAGAAGATAGCTAATATGCGACACAAAATCAAATCTGCCTTGGAGAATCACGCCTAAGTATTTAATGCTTTCACAAGTGCGAATGGTACGATCACCAATTGCAATGGCTGGCTCGTATCTTCTAGAGCGAGGATACAAGTTTCGCCTATTGCCTTTGAAAATCACACCTTCACACTTGTCCACATTAAGCCTTAGTCGCCACATATCGAAATATGTGGATAGTTCACCCAAGTATTGATTCAATCTGTCATTGACAACCGCTGCATCTGCTCCTGATGCTGCGACGAATATGTCGTCAGCATATATCAGGAGTAAATCTCCAGATGGTGGTTGCGGTATGTCactaataaaaatgttgtagagGACTGGACCCAGTAAAGAGCCCTGGGGTACACCAGTCCTTACAACCCTATCGCTAGAGTAGTCATCGCCTACTCTAACCCTAAATGTCCTGTCCCTAAGAAAGTCCGCGACGATCCTACATAAACTAGTATCAAAGCCTAATACTCTCATTTTGTATATGAGAGCATCATGCCAGACACTATCAAATGCCCTAGAGAAATCGAGACTAACGGCGATAGTCACGCGACGTCTATTGAGCGATCTAACCACATGATCACCGAGCACAGTCAGCGCATGTGTTGTGGAGAGGCCTTGTCTAAAGCCAAATTGGCTATCAGACAAGATCGACCTATCATCTAGCGTCTCCCTAATACCGTCGAGTATGAAATACTCGAAAAGTTTACCGAGCGATGACAGTAAACTAATCGGTCTATAACTCTTACTGCTCGTTGGATCTTTTCCTGCCTTTAGGATGGGGACGGTGATCGCCCTTTTCCATAAGGCCGGAAAATAACCAATGTTCAAGCAGTGGTTATATAGAATCGCGAGAAAAGTCCATGTGTGGTGGTCAGTTTTCCTTAACACCACATCAGGAATTTTATCCTCGCCGCTAGATTTGAGATTTTTTCTTGATCTCAAAGCTGTCCTAATCCTTTCACACGAAACGAACCTATTTCTATTCGCACTAACGTCCCTTATTTCACCATCAGCCGTAAGAAACGGCGAAAAGTGAACTAAGGGATTTCTATCAACCAAGGGAAAAGTATTTTCCCTAACGGTTGTGTCAATCGGCATTCCCCGATCGGCCACATCAGCTAAATCGCCTTGTACCACGTCGGCCAAGAGATCAGCTTTACGGCAATCCTGCGAAATCGTCAATCCATCATCTGTTTTCAAATCAGGAATTGACGTTTTTCGATTTAAACCGATAGCAGATTTAACTCTGCTATATACCCTATCATTAACGCGGATACTACGAAGAAAGCGAATATTTCGCTCTTCTTCATAGTCCCTAATAGCCGAACTAATCACCGAATCTAGTTCGCGAATTTCCGCTTTGAGTATATCATACCTCAAAGGATTAGTCGTTCTATGAAGAGTTCTTCTCAGCCTCTTCTTTCGAGCGATCACCTCGAGGACATGAGGTGGCAGCTGTCTTGGGCCTCTATTCCCAGGACGAATCTTGGGAATAGATGCATCCATTGCTTCACGAAATGCCTCGCCCATAGTATCAATGCAAGCATCAATTTCTGAGCAAGTCGCATTTCGATCCACTGGCAGCTgacaaccctctaatgccctatTTAACGACCGATTAAAACGTCGCCTATCCATACGccgaaaattataaattaattcgcgTTCCCTATCAACCGTTTCGCCACTAGAGATAATAATCTCTAGGGCTCTATGGTCAGACTCATAGTCTAACGTCCTAATTTGACCATTGGCATTGGGAACAATTATTCCAGCAGATGCCATACAAATATCGATAAAAGAGCTGGTGCTCCTACCGATTCTTGTTGGTCCTTCTGTTGGAATTATCCCTAAATCAGGACAACCCAACAGAAAATCCCTAATTAACCGGCCTCTAGCGCATGTTGTGCTTCCTCCCCAGTCAACATTTCTGGCATTGAGGTCAGCCGCGACGACCACATCATTGGCTGATGCCAATGATGCGATTGTGTCCAAATCTGAtgcaacgaaatttgcatttggCGCACAATATAACGAGATAACATAGAGATGGTTACCGTCCATTCTATGTATCTTTACACACGTTCCCTCTATCGAACCTAACTCTATTTCAAATCGTTCGCTTTTAATCGAATCTCTAACTAACACGGCCGTACCGCCCCCTGAGCGTTCGCGCCTAATCTGGGTATATATCGAATACCCATCCATATCAAACACGTGTCCTGAATTCAGCTTATGTTCGGCCATAAGCATGACATCAGGACAATGCctatctaaaaataattttagataaTGTCTCTTCAGTCGTGATACCACTGAATTGACATTTGCAAAGATTATTTTCATTTCCCTAGACATCGCATAAAGAATCGACAACAGACATCATAGCGCCGCAGATGTCCCCTTTCGTGATTAATGCTCTTACGTCATCCATACGTCGACGCAACACACTTGCACAGGCAAGGAAATCCTTGCCAAACGCCTCGCGACACTTTTCATCAAAAGTGGCAAACAAGCCAGCTGTCGATGTAAGGGTCGACGAGGCGTTGCTACCTCTGTTACCTGTGGTAACAGCTGCAGCTGCACGTGGTTTTACCGCGGTCGAGTAGGAAATTCCCGCGCGAACGTTGTTACTACCTGACCTACCTGTGTTGCTGTCCTTTATGACCGCAACACGTGCGTTGGCTGTAGAGGCTGGCTTTGGGATTTTCCCCTCAGCCTGCTTAGCCATTAAAGATTGCCTGTAAGGGCAATTCTTTGAATTTGCCGAGTGACCGCTCACTCCACAATTTGCACACCTGAGCACGAACTCAGGCTGCATACTAACCGCACCTGTCTTACTGTCCCTAACAGCCACGACGCGCGGTTTCGAAACGCCCTTAGGTATGGTGCATTTACCGGCACCATGGTCGCCCGCGCACTTAACACACCTGTAAGGCATGTTGCAACCGTTCGCGGTATGTCCGTACCTCTGGCAATTGAAGCATTGCGTCAAGCCCTTCTTCGTGTCTTTTCTCACGTAGACACGATGGCTTAGCAATCTTTCCACACCGTATAACGCGACGATATCCGATTCTTTATCTAGGTGAATAAGCCATTTGCCTTCACCTAGATTCACGACGCGTTTGATAATGATGTTAATGGGAAGAGCACATAATGCACTCTTCACATCACCATCGCTAAACGATGACGACAAGCCCTCTATCACGACCGAGTGAGCCTGTCCTTTCGGGGAATAGGTTATCGCAGAGATAGCCTTTTCCTTAATCAACTTTAAAATAGCAGAATGCTCTTCTAAAGTCGAGACCCGAACACTAGCTCCATTACGCCCGAGCAATGACAAAGTAAATTTGTCATGGCCTAGCAACGTTTTTAGGTTTTCACCGAACTCGCGAATATTCGTGTTATAAATTTTCACGATCGGCACTTTTTCACTTTTTCCGCGTTTCTCCGTCGACTCGCGTTTTTCCCTAGCTTCACACTCGCGATTGTCCGTCTTCGAAACACTGTTCACacttttttcactatttttcacTCTACTCAcgttattttcgttttcattctCCAACTTCCTCGATCTTTTTGCCTCTTCCGGCGTCTTTCCATCGATTACAGGGCCAGCGTATAGTACCACGGCCTTCCTTTTGGCCTTCTTCTTGGTGACGGTGGTCCACTGATTACCTTCATCTTTTTCTTGTGAGGCCGGCGTTGCCTTCACTTCTTCCTTCTTCTTCTCCCCGGGCATTGGCTTCTTGCACCCGGGCTGGTGCACCGGCGTTGTGCCACCAGTAGCCTTCAATCGGCTTATCTCCTCGCTCATTGCATTCATCTGCGCTTCCATTCGTTGGATGATACGGTGGCAGATGACATTCTCCTTTATGGCTTTCCGGCATTCAGCCAGTTGAGCAACCATGCCGTCAAAATGCTTCTTCTTGACGTGTACAGTATCGCCATCGTGTGTGACCTCGAAGTCGTACTCAATATCCATTTCCATGTCTCCGCTACCTGCGGTTAGAGATGCGGTGGCTTCAACTACGGCGGCGTCagacatgtttttgtttttcactttgATTCACTTCAAGCACTAATATACACTAACACGCGTGTACGTttattatatatgatttttaccGTTCAACCTAGCTATTCTTGGGTACATCGGAATTATGAGAAGTACATAGTAGTCagctacgaaattttgtgaattcttgtgtggaagagaataaattttttcacaaaagttttgatagaataattaaatttatgatgacatagtaaatatatttaattggaatttatcaCATTTCTCTAGTAGAGATATCCACCTTAATGACAAAAaggatttcaattaataatattgaagggctagagtattataatcttttgagttgaaagtttataaaagtgtcatcataaatttccaactaaattatataaattttactatttttattgaaaattgtataaaataaaaaaattatagggaatcttgatatgttttctttaaaaaaatacgaaaaaattatacattttgcatagttttcatggtaaaatattcaattatattatgtcgtctatgacagtggaattcatcatattgggatattttccatgaataaaagtttttctgcaaattaatttgaaagctcaaaagtgaaaatgttttaggaaattttcattcaaaaatataatagaaatcacaaatttctactaaaatataacattaataataaaaagtgtcaaattgtaacgaaaagttaaaataatcgtgaaggtgtggtatatcatgtacagcgatgttaacaatgttgaatatagttgaaaccataaaattaaaatatttgcaaaagaaatgaaatgtatatatgaaaaatattaaaacatcgtagaaaaaatacatgtcggattataataccattttaacaaaattttaaatcgaaatactatgaataaaaatttgccatagctgatataccacctctagccaaattttaagaagtaaagtaattggctatttttgatataaaatttcgcaaaaaaaaaactaaaagaattataacaacagatggaataaatttaagtctaacgactttaggaaatatataaacaataaacaccctagaaaattcaaaaaccaTCTCCGATTTAGATTagggttagaaaatatttcataaaatgtttgccgcattgaatgtagcattagatgaaaataagaaacaaatcctcctacttatatcttttcttcttttgaaaaaataaattaatagaaaataaattgtgaatgagtacgaaaaaatgtaaaaccattggaaagcaaaatctacatcatatatcaacattcccttcatatccaacctaatacaaaaaaaaaaacacaaatgcaatatattttattgatatcaaataattaagaataaattcttgtcaactgtaaagtattgaaaaaattttttctctttttataaaaatattgtggtcctgaaaaggaccgattgtttttgtaaaaaaagttggcttttaatatgtcaaaaatttaagcacGTTCTCCACGAATACGTCTGGCCAATTGGATATCCTTAGGCATGATGGTGACACGCTTAGCATGGATAGCGCACAAGTTGGTATCTTCGAATAGACCAACCAAGTAGGCTTCGCTAGCTTCTTGCAAGGCCATGACAGCAGAACTCTGGAAACGCAAGTCAGTTTTGAAATCTTGGGCAATTTCACGAACCAAACGTTGGAAAGGCAATTTGCGGATCAACAATTCTGTGCTCTTTTGGTAACGACGGATTTCACGCAAAGCAACGGTACCAGGGCGGAAACGATGGGGCTTCTTGACACCGCCGGTGGCTGGGGCACTCTTACGAGCAGCTTTAGTAGCCAATTGCTTACGAGGGGCTTTGCCACCGGTAGATTTACGGGCAGTTTGCTTAGTACGAGCCATTTTTCACTTTAATTCTTCACTTCACAAGATATGAACACAAAcactgtcaaaacgttattacttgtgtgccgagcatgaacgcgcatatttatagaaaaattgagcgcgcaaactgttagttaagggtgtgtgtggggaaagattgaaatattgtatcttacagctgcctgtatatacacgaagtatacacgaacgaacccgagggtagatcgtgttattaatattagtaagcatttcaaggaatttttgtataaatagaagCGCATAGGCTGCGGAACATTATTAGTTCTTGTGCATCATTCGTGAagtgaaatttaaaagtgaaaaatgacTGGTCGTGGTAAAGGTGCCAGTCCACTATAGTGTTCACAGTGCAAATATAAAGTGCCAAAAAGAAACTAAAAGAACTATAGACACAAACTGCTGTTTTGCCGAcggctttttgaaaattgacaatTTATGTTTTGCCGACGGCTTTTGTATTCCACTACACTagcttgaaacaaaatttaatcaactgaagtttgaaacaaaattaatcTGATCGGAGTGAATTTTGTGATTGCTTACTTGAACTTTTGAGAAGAAATAGTAGTCATCAAATATACTGACTATTGGTGTCACTCATTTGAAAAAGTGAGATTTGCATAGTAGGCagaaaaaatcttgaaaattttcatatcacATGAAAATTTGAGAATTGAAAAGGAGGCagcagaaaattgaaaattttgaatattgacTCTCAAAGGAGGGTTGATACAACGGCCTCAAGTATGAGCGCCAGCGGTGGACGTGAGGAAGCCGTTGGGCAACTTGGGGCAGATGGACGAGATTATTTGAATATTAACAATGGTGGACGTGAGGAAGCCATagttatttcaaatataaatttgGGTGCTCATGCACTAAATATGAACAAGGAACGTGAGTGTGATACTGACACCACTATGTGCAACTCTGACGGCTTCCAAACTGTCAAGGACAggaagcaaagaaaaaaaagaaagaagaagACAGGTGATGATAACGATTCACCATACGAGACAATGAAAATGAATCTTGCTCTTCAGCAATTTCAAgatactattgagaagttgcaaGAAGAAAGAAAGCAACTGCTTGATAGAATAGCTgagttggaaaaatatttggtgACAAATCAAAATCTTACGGGAGTTGCCACTTTTCATAGCCCAGAAAATACGCAACATTATGATgaaagtagaaaattttctactaacaataataataatatgactATTGAAGCAGCCGGAGGCTTCAATATGGCGAATATTAATGAGGAGGTCACAACGCCGGTGGCTCCCATGGAAATACAAACTGATACAACAACCTTGACGACAGTCACAGGAGTCAACAGGAAAAATATCATAAACCAGAATGGACAACAGGCCAACATCAACAAAGGAGCCATCCCGAAAAGGACTCAAAATGATATTGGACCTGCACCAGAGAAATCAAATGAGACCGGAGGAGGAAAAAAGACAGGTAAGACTAGCCCTCcagttattaaaatttataacgCCAATGTCAGGGAATTAGGTATCCGAATTAAGAATTTGATTGGTCATAATcattttacaattaaaattgcaaATAGGAATATGGTTTGCCTGAAAATGGTACAGATAGATGATTACGATAAGGTTTGTAGTATGCTTATCGAGAAAATGTACAGATTTTTTACGTACACCCCAAAAAACAGAAAGCCATACACATTAGTAATAGATGGTTTGTCTAAAACATACGAGGTAGACGAGGTCAGGGATTTTATACTTGGCAAAGGGCTAGATATAGAAATTAAGACTTTGACGAACTTGGACAATGATAGGTGGCTTATCCAGTTGTCGATGGGGTCTGACGTCAAGGCCTTTCGTAAGATGGAGTACATCATACAATGCAGGGTGTACATGTCAAGGCCAAAGAAGGGTGGTCTTCTACAATGCCGAAACTGCCAACGTTTTGGCCACTCATCTATAAACTGCCATCTAGAATTTCGCTGTGTCAAATGCGGGCAGTCTCACGGACCTGCAAATTGCGATATCCCGGGAAAAGGGGAAAATAATGAAATGATCACCACGACACATCCGGACACTGGAGCTATAGTCCAGACCGTCGGAAAACCCGTTAGATGTGCAAATTGTAATGTGGAGGGCCATGTGGCCAGTGATAAGAGATGCCCAAGGAGATTAGAAATTCTACGAAGAATGAAGGAAAAGAAGACAGCAGAGCAGATGGCCAGATCTGAGCGTATTGTAGGCACTGGGGCACGGAGGGCCACAAATAGTGCGCAAGACAATATGAATCAACgaagaaacggaatgacatatgCAGGAGTGACAAGAGGGCCACAGGTGATGCCATCAAATTTTTTGCTTATGAATCCTCGACAAAGGGAGGAGGTTCGTCGCGGAAGAAATGGAGATGAGGACGAAATGTCGAGGGCAAACATGGCCATGAGTGGTTTTGACAACGAGGTCAAAAGAGTCCTGGGAGCAGATTTTCTCACTTGCATGAAAAGAATTGATCGTTTCAGGAGTGAGTATAGTCGACTTGAAAGTGATGACGAGAGAATGCAGGCCATGGTGGGTCTCCTATGGAGCTTCCGCGGAGATGGACAGCATTAAATGTATATTTGTAAATGTGAATTCGATAGTGTCTATGGTCAGAAGACACTATCTGCATCTTTTTGTAAAGGGACATCGGCCCGATGTACTCATGATTGCTGAACACAAACTTAGAGATGGTCGTGAATTTGATTTGGAGGGGTATAGGGTTTTCCGACAAAACAGATCTGGACAAAATGGAGGTGGGACGGCGATATGCCTTAGAAATAGTATTCGAGGGGAAAGGGTCTCAATTAGTTTTAGGGAGATTGAGGGGACAGTTATTAAGGTGAAAGGGTCAAGGGATCGGATTATTTATTTTGTGTCACTGTATTGTAGACCCCGGGGGGTATTATGTCGGGAGGATCTGGACTTACTTGAAGACTTAATTGGGTCGGACGATGCGATAATAGGGGGTGATTTGAATGCTAGGCATTACTCTTGGGGGGGTACTACTACAAATTTAAAAGGAAGGACTTTAAGAGAGTGGCTTGATATGAGCCCAACATTGGTAATTAGACCAACAAGGGAACCCACGACCAGGTCGAATTTTATTGACATATTTTTGACTACAGTAGGGGTAGGACTAAGTGATGGGCAAAATGGTAGACAGACTATTGACGGGTTACGGACTTTAGACTATGACTCGGACCATAGGGCGGTTGAAATGGATATTGTGTTCGGCAATCTTGAGACAGAGGTGCCATCTGAAATATACATTTATAGTAAGATGAGGAGACGGGTCTTTAATGACTCCCTGGCCACGACCCTGGCTACTGCGACACCACCAATTGACCGAAACTGCACAAAGATGGAAATTGATGAACAAGTGGACTTTCTGACCAGAGCTATAAATA is a window from the Haematobia irritans isolate KBUSLIRL unplaced genomic scaffold, ASM5000362v1 scaffold_6, whole genome shotgun sequence genome containing:
- the LOC142242623 gene encoding histone H3; translated protein: MARTKQTARKSTGGKAPRKQLATKAARKSAPATGGVKKPHRFRPGTVALREIRRYQKSTELLIRKLPFQRLVREIAQDFKTDLRFQSSAVMALQEASEAYLVGLFEDTNLCAIHAKRVTIMPKDIQLARRIRGERA